A window from Peromyscus eremicus chromosome 5, PerEre_H2_v1, whole genome shotgun sequence encodes these proteins:
- the LOC131910949 gene encoding spermatogenesis-associated protein 31-like isoform X3, which translates to MLERLVETVSFCQLLGQDASGEASKPEAAKAHLPPSQPTAKSVATSLSLAVSSASLKDSKISSPVLLNSSASTESQFSVSACQPPETLTPGRCYSPPRVPSHLCHPPDPVACSPPMPDPSTKAPWCDWKTLGTSQSTPLPGLPSPIPTTPGLDHSIRPTSTIPGLDHSRKPTSTKPGLDQSSWPTSTTPDFDYSIRPTSNIPGLNHSSRGTSTIPDLDLSTWPTSTTPGLNHSSSGTSTTPGLDHSSRPTTTTPGLNYSSRPTSTSPGLYNSSRGTSTTPGLDYSSRPTSTTPGLNHSSRPRTTTPGLNYSSRPTSTSPGRDNSSRGTSTTPGLDTSSRPTSTTPGLNHSSSGTSITPGLDYSSRPTSTTQGLNHSSRGTYNPPGLDHSSSPTSTTPGPEYSCRPPSNMPGLDHSSRPNSTTPGLKQSSRPTSTSPGLDLSSRLTSGPSWYQVAAKTWCHSNSPHGESSKDHLFLSLQKASFWTGPTYMQIDTEKPSFINPDIQERLELEIQKRVELKVWKGKGKERCDHALGCMDNMLQSWSSQQATTRTCKSEQFSGHQQFFYKKYSQLFWGLPFLHSESLVVTVNMAGSPPEPPSILFNGLSTYIPTLFQTNVHPQLFSPKPLLQYLVKTQPLTPKLSRSQSPPADGIQTQSCDPSSLPKLPDHSPPIRDYGASCPRASRVQFMIPPAAQHLERHLLKKHQESKCDLPPIVKRSQEAFHQLNSNTWASQGKGSVVHLPGNFINSGLQQQLEQHLKETYTQRQCPHKVQLSQDPSKSQDKLPGMGQAEVNHGTSCSSALTDESSLHAQSVSSQDLEIFQIWMDPSMYLTNDLYRSPEDYLGKVLGAVSKTEAESGHMRHPKTDTRSVSPVGLGKKLLEGTPKNDSSSNWRQAKDSKVHVGICHAVCMDHALAPPENLNDCTTYRKTSSRPSFLDPGTQKVLETHLTRRLVRHRWSLPLIGLKTIHVFNKTKATTLPFPQPSDSSLSFWDSRDDSIVKKASVLGESFQKGPDEKVKTTSTQNPLSASQLGFLRETPPRDNSGPSEAPTTVKGDNMSSLSTSQSLVGRDWHNDMVIRSWTGNPESNPGLVKGAHESQEREHLILSNTYNWVSVREISVASQSTSSRDIQELEKEEEEQSCDCVFIMEAGEMANSESNHQHLRGSESLEPSESPSPSTQDPEDSGLSTLHCSSPGAVLQDCATESFYKDCAPEVLLAADILASRASLASQSSFKNVPATSKSIYQGRYSFLREGDVPQITKQWETWPSHMFVPTDKKECQSPRQDTCLSGMKPVQAYRSNTKKCSSSQETGKFGDRIKSFIRSIFNPKAKLQENSLQKAKSLPATTQSPGSVPSRLFMAQQVAEAQDLMTSVGWILEEKLGVHHLCAPSKKNLHQEPPQAQVSRPVCHHRIPTAETIQGTTKKQHTSSVHQANPKVQRQPSHSQPSTDRWMPYGNWAQVSREPVSRPRPYQHRAQVPRVPRNPVHCPRHCPYRSGL; encoded by the coding sequence ATGCTAGAGAGGCTTGTCGAAACTGTCAGCTTTTGCCAGCTCTTAGGACAAGATGCCTCGGGTGAAGCGTCTAAGCCAGAAGCTGCCAAAGCCCACCTGCCACCTAGTCAGCCCACAGCGAAGTCTGTGGCCACCAGTTTGTCCCTAGCAGTTTCCTCTGCTTCGCTCAAAGATTCTAAAATCTCGTCACCTGTCCTGCTGAATTCCTCAGCTTCTACTGAGTCACAGTTTTCCGTGAGTGCCTGTCAGCCACCAGAGACCCTGACTCCTGGAAGATGTTATTCACCACCTCGGGTACCTTCCCATCTGTGTCATCCTCCTGATCCTGTGGCTTGTTCTCCACCCATGCCAGATCCCAGCACAAAGGCTCCTTGGTGTGACTGGAAAACACTGGGGACCTCACAGAGCACACCTCTCCCAGGTTTGCCTTCTCCAATCCCAACCACCCCAGGCCTTGACCACTCAATCAGACCTACCTCCACTATCCCAGGCCTTGACCACTCAAGGAAGCCTACCTCTACCAAGCCAGGCCTTGACCAATCAAGCTGGCCTACCTCCACTACCCCAGACTTTGACTACTCAATCAGGCCTACCTCAAACATCCCAGGCCTTAACCACTCAAGCAGAGGGACCTCAACCATCCCAGATCTCGACCTCTCAACCTGGCCTACCTCAACTACTCCAGGCCTTAACCATTCAAGCAGTGGGACCTCCACCACCCCAGGCCTTGACCACTCAAGTAGGCCCACAACAACTACTCCAGGCCTTAACTATTCAAGCAGGCCTACCTCAACCTCCCCAGGCCTCTATAACTCAAGCAGGGGGACTTCTACCACTCCAGGCCTTGACTACTCAAGCAGGCCTACCTCAACCACTCCAGGCCTTAACCATTCAAGCAGGCCCAGAACTACTACTCCAGGCCTTAACTACTCAAGCAGGCCTACCTCAACCTCCCCAGGCCGTGACAACTCAAGCAGGGGGACTTCTACCACTCCAGGCCTTGACACCTCAAGCAGGCCTACCTCAACCACTCCAGGCCTTAACCATTCAAGCAGTGGGACCTCCATCACCCCAGGCCTTGACTACTCAAGTAGGCCTACCTCAACCACCCAAGGCCTTAACCATTCAAGCAGAGGTACTTATAACCCTCCAGGCCTTGACCACTCAAGCAGTCCTACCTCAACTACCCCAGGTCCGGAATACTCCTGCAGGCCTCCCTCAAATATGCCAGGTCTTGACCACTCAAGCAGGCCTAATTCAACCACCCCAGGCCTTAAACAGTCAAGCAGGCCTACCTCTACCAGTCCAGGCCTTGACCTCTCAAGTAGACTGACCTCAGGCCCTTCCTGGTACCAGGTAGCTGCCAAAACCTGGTGCCACTCCAACTCACCACATGGTGAGTCCTCAAAAGACCATCTGTTTCTTAGCCTCCAAAAGGCCTCGTTCTGGACAGGccccacatacatgcagatagacaCAGAGAAGCCCTCTTTCATCAACCCTGACATCCAGGAGAGGCTGGAACTTGAGATTCAAAAGAGGGTTGAACTAAAAGTTTGGAAGGGGAAAGGCAAAGAAAGGTGTGACCATGCCTTGGGATGTATGGACAATATGCTGCAGTCCTGGAGCAGCCAGCAGGCCACCACCAGAACCTGCAAATCAGAGCAATTTTCAGGTCATCAGCAGTTCTTTTACAAGAAATACAGCCAGCTTTTCTGGGGCCTCCCCTTTCTCCACAGTGAGTCCCTTGTGGTTACTGTCAACATGGCAGGTTCCCCTCCAGAGCCCCCCTCCATCTTATTCAATGGACTCTCTACTTACATCCCAACACTATTTCAGACTAATGTACATCCacagctcttttctccaaagccctTGCTTCAATACTTGGTCAAAACCCAACCTTTGACTCCAAAGTTATCCAGGTCCCAATCTCCACCAGCGGATGGAATCCAAACCCAGAGCTGTGACCCATCCTCTCTCCCAAAGCTACCAGACCATTCACCTCCAATTAGGGATTATGGGGCTTCTTGTCCTAGAGCTTCAAGAGTCCAATTTATGATCCCACCTGCTGCTCAACACCTAGAGCGCCACCTTTTGAAGAAGCACCAAGAGAGTAAGTGCGATTTACCCCCCATAGTTAAGAGGTCACAGGAAGCATTTCATCAACTCAATTCCAACACTTGGGCCTCCCAGGGAAAGGGTTCTGTTGTCCACCTCCCGGGGAATTTCATTAACTCCGGGCTCCAACAGCAGCTGGAACAACACTTAAAAGAGACTTACACACAACGGCAGTGCCCCCACAAGGTCCAGCTATCTCAGGATCCAAGTAAGTCTCAGGACAAACTCCCAGGGATGGGTCAGGCAGAAGTTAATCACGGGACCTCATGTTCTTCAGCACTGACAGATGAAAGCAGCCTTCATGCACAAAGTGTCTCATCACAGGATctagaaatatttcaaatatggATGGACCCAAGCATGTATCTGACAAATGATCTGTACAGGAGCCCAGAAGATTACCTAGGCAAAGTTCTCGGGGCTGTCTctaagacagaggcagaaagtggCCACATGAGACACCCAAAAACTGACACTCGAAGTGTTTCTCCAGTGGGACTAGGAAAGAAGTTGCTAGAAGGCACCCCAAAAAATGACTCAAGCAGCAATTGGAGGCAGGCCAAGGACAGTAAGGTGCATGTGGGCATTTGTCATGCAGTATGTATGGACCATGCATTGGCCCCTCCTGAAAACTTGAATGATTGTACCACCTACAGGAAAACTTCTAGTAGGCCTTCCTTCCTagatcctggcactcagaaggtGCTGGAAACACATCTTACAAGACGTCTCGTGAGACACAGATGGAGCCTGCCCCTCATAGGCCTCAAGACTATACATGTTTTCAACAAGACCAAGGCTACAACTTTACCCTTTCCACAACCCTCCGACTCTTCTTTGTCCTTCTGGGACTCTAGAGATGACTCTATTGTAAAAAAGGCCAGTGTCCTGGGAGAATCTTTTCAGAAAGGCCCAGACGAGAAAGTGAAAACAACCTCCACACAGaaccctctttctgcctcccagcTCGGATTCCTGAGAGAGACTCCACCTAGAGACAATTCTGGGCCCTCAGAGGCCCCTACAACTGTCAAGGGAGACAATATGTCTTCTCTGTCCACCTCACAAAGTCTTGTGGGCAGAGACTGGCACAATGATATGGTTATTAGATCTTGGACAGGCAACCCAGAGTCAAATCCAGGCCTAGTGAAAGGTGCACATGAGTCACAGGAAAGAGAGCATCTGATTTTAAGCAATACCTACAATTGGGTGTCAGTTCGGGAGATCAGTGTGGCATCCCAGTCAACAAGTAGCAGGGACATCCAGgaactggagaaggaagaggaggaacagtcCTGTGACTGTGTATTCATCatggaagctggggagatggccaacTCTGAAAGCAACCATCAACATCTAAGGGGTTCAGAATCCCTGGAGCCCAGTGAAAGTCCATCCCCTTCTACCCAGGATCCAGAAGACTCAGGCCTGAGCACACTTCACTGCTCGTCCCCTGGTGCTGTCTTGCAGGACTGTGCTACTGAATCATTCTATAAAGACTGTGCCCCTGAGGTTCTCCTTGCTGCAGATATCCTGGCCTCCCGAGCCTCCCTAGCCTCCCAGTCCAGCTTCAAGAATGTGCCTGCTACAAGCAAGTCAATCTACCAGGGCAGGTACTCTTTCTTAAGAGAAGGGGATGTCCCCCAAATTACCAAACAATGGGAAACATGGCCTAGCCATATGTTTGTTCCAACTGACAAAAAAGAATGTCAAAGTCCCAGGCAGGACACATGTCTTTCAGGGATGAAGCCTGTCCAAGCCTACAGGTCAAATACTAAAAAATGCAGTTCTTCCCAAGAAACAGGGAAGTTTGGGGACAGGATAAAAAGCTTTATAAGGTCAATTTTCAACCCCAAAGCCAAATTACAGGAGAACTCCCTGCAAAAAGCGAAGTCCTTACCAGCTACAACCCAAAGCCCAGGGTCAGTCCCGAGTAGATTATTCATGGCTCAACAGGTTGCTGAAGCACAGGACCTCATGACCTCTGTTGGATGGATTCTAGAGGAAAAGTTGGGGGTTCACCATTTGTGTGCTCCCTCAAAGAAAAATTTGCACCAAGAACCACCCCAAGCCCAAGTGAGTAGGCCTGTCTGCCACCACAGGATTCCTACTGCAGAAACAATACAAggaacaacaaagaaacaacacactAGCTCTGTTCACCAAGCCAACCCCAAGGTACAAAGGCAACCTTCACACAGCCAACCTTCTACAGACAGATGGATGCCCTATGGTAACTGGGCCCAGGTGTCCAGAGAACCTGTGTCCCGACCCAGGCCCTATCAGCACAGGGCACAGGTACCACGTGTCCCACGGAACCCTGTCCACTGTCCTAGGCACTGCCCCTACAGAAGTGGACTATAG
- the LOC131910949 gene encoding spermatogenesis-associated protein 31E1-like isoform X1: MQAWAQLKLPERTLSIQLPENNSAIQMENFLFLLESVDTSWLTPSFTTWAMDMILAFVCGLGLFHLLLLLHLNSRSPPPVENTTTQKVVKREYSKVRKKIRTMKAYRGSRKKPKGDKVLVSLLHSMLERLVETVSFCQLLGQDASGEASKPEAAKAHLPPSQPTAKSVATSLSLAVSSASLKDSKISSPVLLNSSASTESQFSVSACQPPETLTPGRCYSPPRVPSHLCHPPDPVACSPPMPDPSTKAPWCDWKTLGTSQSTPLPGLPSPIPTTPGLDHSIRPTSTIPGLDHSRKPTSTKPGLDQSSWPTSTTPDFDYSIRPTSNIPGLNHSSRGTSTIPDLDLSTWPTSTTPGLNHSSSGTSTTPGLDHSSRPTTTTPGLNYSSRPTSTSPGLYNSSRGTSTTPGLDYSSRPTSTTPGLNHSSRPRTTTPGLNYSSRPTSTSPGRDNSSRGTSTTPGLDTSSRPTSTTPGLNHSSSGTSITPGLDYSSRPTSTTQGLNHSSRGTYNPPGLDHSSSPTSTTPGPEYSCRPPSNMPGLDHSSRPNSTTPGLKQSSRPTSTSPGLDLSSRLTSGPSWYQVAAKTWCHSNSPHGESSKDHLFLSLQKASFWTGPTYMQIDTEKPSFINPDIQERLELEIQKRVELKVWKGKGKERCDHALGCMDNMLQSWSSQQATTRTCKSEQFSGHQQFFYKKYSQLFWGLPFLHSESLVVTVNMAGSPPEPPSILFNGLSTYIPTLFQTNVHPQLFSPKPLLQYLVKTQPLTPKLSRSQSPPADGIQTQSCDPSSLPKLPDHSPPIRDYGASCPRASRVQFMIPPAAQHLERHLLKKHQESKCDLPPIVKRSQEAFHQLNSNTWASQGKGSVVHLPGNFINSGLQQQLEQHLKETYTQRQCPHKVQLSQDPSKSQDKLPGMGQAEVNHGTSCSSALTDESSLHAQSVSSQDLEIFQIWMDPSMYLTNDLYRSPEDYLGKVLGAVSKTEAESGHMRHPKTDTRSVSPVGLGKKLLEGTPKNDSSSNWRQAKDSKVHVGICHAVCMDHALAPPENLNDCTTYRKTSSRPSFLDPGTQKVLETHLTRRLVRHRWSLPLIGLKTIHVFNKTKATTLPFPQPSDSSLSFWDSRDDSIVKKASVLGESFQKGPDEKVKTTSTQNPLSASQLGFLRETPPRDNSGPSEAPTTVKGDNMSSLSTSQSLVGRDWHNDMVIRSWTGNPESNPGLVKGAHESQEREHLILSNTYNWVSVREISVASQSTSSRDIQELEKEEEEQSCDCVFIMEAGEMANSESNHQHLRGSESLEPSESPSPSTQDPEDSGLSTLHCSSPGAVLQDCATESFYKDCAPEVLLAADILASRASLASQSSFKNVPATSKSIYQGRYSFLREGDVPQITKQWETWPSHMFVPTDKKECQSPRQDTCLSGMKPVQAYRSNTKKCSSSQETGKFGDRIKSFIRSIFNPKAKLQENSLQKAKSLPATTQSPGSVPSRLFMAQQVAEAQDLMTSVGWILEEKLGVHHLCAPSKKNLHQEPPQAQVSRPVCHHRIPTAETIQGTTKKQHTSSVHQANPKVQRQPSHSQPSTDRWMPYGNWAQVSREPVSRPRPYQHRAQVPRVPRNPVHCPRHCPYRSGL; encoded by the exons ATGCAGGCCTGGGCCCAGCTGAAACTCCCAGAAAGAACTCTCAGCATTCAGTTACCTGAGAACAACAGTGCTATACAGATGGAGAATTTTCTGTTCCTTCTGGAAAGCGTTGACACTTCATGGCTGACCCCCAGCTTCACTACTTGGGCAATGGACATGATCCTTGCCTTTGTGTGTGGGCTGGGGCTCTTCCACCTATTACTCCTCCTCCACCTTAACTCACGCTCACCTCCACCAGTGGAAAACACCACCACCCAAAAG GTGGTGAAGAGGGAGTACAGCAAGGTCAGGAAGAAAATCAGGACCATGAAAG CTtacagaggcagcaggaagaaacccAAGGGGGACAAGGTACTGGTTTCCCTTCTGCACAG CATGCTAGAGAGGCTTGTCGAAACTGTCAGCTTTTGCCAGCTCTTAGGACAAGATGCCTCGGGTGAAGCGTCTAAGCCAGAAGCTGCCAAAGCCCACCTGCCACCTAGTCAGCCCACAGCGAAGTCTGTGGCCACCAGTTTGTCCCTAGCAGTTTCCTCTGCTTCGCTCAAAGATTCTAAAATCTCGTCACCTGTCCTGCTGAATTCCTCAGCTTCTACTGAGTCACAGTTTTCCGTGAGTGCCTGTCAGCCACCAGAGACCCTGACTCCTGGAAGATGTTATTCACCACCTCGGGTACCTTCCCATCTGTGTCATCCTCCTGATCCTGTGGCTTGTTCTCCACCCATGCCAGATCCCAGCACAAAGGCTCCTTGGTGTGACTGGAAAACACTGGGGACCTCACAGAGCACACCTCTCCCAGGTTTGCCTTCTCCAATCCCAACCACCCCAGGCCTTGACCACTCAATCAGACCTACCTCCACTATCCCAGGCCTTGACCACTCAAGGAAGCCTACCTCTACCAAGCCAGGCCTTGACCAATCAAGCTGGCCTACCTCCACTACCCCAGACTTTGACTACTCAATCAGGCCTACCTCAAACATCCCAGGCCTTAACCACTCAAGCAGAGGGACCTCAACCATCCCAGATCTCGACCTCTCAACCTGGCCTACCTCAACTACTCCAGGCCTTAACCATTCAAGCAGTGGGACCTCCACCACCCCAGGCCTTGACCACTCAAGTAGGCCCACAACAACTACTCCAGGCCTTAACTATTCAAGCAGGCCTACCTCAACCTCCCCAGGCCTCTATAACTCAAGCAGGGGGACTTCTACCACTCCAGGCCTTGACTACTCAAGCAGGCCTACCTCAACCACTCCAGGCCTTAACCATTCAAGCAGGCCCAGAACTACTACTCCAGGCCTTAACTACTCAAGCAGGCCTACCTCAACCTCCCCAGGCCGTGACAACTCAAGCAGGGGGACTTCTACCACTCCAGGCCTTGACACCTCAAGCAGGCCTACCTCAACCACTCCAGGCCTTAACCATTCAAGCAGTGGGACCTCCATCACCCCAGGCCTTGACTACTCAAGTAGGCCTACCTCAACCACCCAAGGCCTTAACCATTCAAGCAGAGGTACTTATAACCCTCCAGGCCTTGACCACTCAAGCAGTCCTACCTCAACTACCCCAGGTCCGGAATACTCCTGCAGGCCTCCCTCAAATATGCCAGGTCTTGACCACTCAAGCAGGCCTAATTCAACCACCCCAGGCCTTAAACAGTCAAGCAGGCCTACCTCTACCAGTCCAGGCCTTGACCTCTCAAGTAGACTGACCTCAGGCCCTTCCTGGTACCAGGTAGCTGCCAAAACCTGGTGCCACTCCAACTCACCACATGGTGAGTCCTCAAAAGACCATCTGTTTCTTAGCCTCCAAAAGGCCTCGTTCTGGACAGGccccacatacatgcagatagacaCAGAGAAGCCCTCTTTCATCAACCCTGACATCCAGGAGAGGCTGGAACTTGAGATTCAAAAGAGGGTTGAACTAAAAGTTTGGAAGGGGAAAGGCAAAGAAAGGTGTGACCATGCCTTGGGATGTATGGACAATATGCTGCAGTCCTGGAGCAGCCAGCAGGCCACCACCAGAACCTGCAAATCAGAGCAATTTTCAGGTCATCAGCAGTTCTTTTACAAGAAATACAGCCAGCTTTTCTGGGGCCTCCCCTTTCTCCACAGTGAGTCCCTTGTGGTTACTGTCAACATGGCAGGTTCCCCTCCAGAGCCCCCCTCCATCTTATTCAATGGACTCTCTACTTACATCCCAACACTATTTCAGACTAATGTACATCCacagctcttttctccaaagccctTGCTTCAATACTTGGTCAAAACCCAACCTTTGACTCCAAAGTTATCCAGGTCCCAATCTCCACCAGCGGATGGAATCCAAACCCAGAGCTGTGACCCATCCTCTCTCCCAAAGCTACCAGACCATTCACCTCCAATTAGGGATTATGGGGCTTCTTGTCCTAGAGCTTCAAGAGTCCAATTTATGATCCCACCTGCTGCTCAACACCTAGAGCGCCACCTTTTGAAGAAGCACCAAGAGAGTAAGTGCGATTTACCCCCCATAGTTAAGAGGTCACAGGAAGCATTTCATCAACTCAATTCCAACACTTGGGCCTCCCAGGGAAAGGGTTCTGTTGTCCACCTCCCGGGGAATTTCATTAACTCCGGGCTCCAACAGCAGCTGGAACAACACTTAAAAGAGACTTACACACAACGGCAGTGCCCCCACAAGGTCCAGCTATCTCAGGATCCAAGTAAGTCTCAGGACAAACTCCCAGGGATGGGTCAGGCAGAAGTTAATCACGGGACCTCATGTTCTTCAGCACTGACAGATGAAAGCAGCCTTCATGCACAAAGTGTCTCATCACAGGATctagaaatatttcaaatatggATGGACCCAAGCATGTATCTGACAAATGATCTGTACAGGAGCCCAGAAGATTACCTAGGCAAAGTTCTCGGGGCTGTCTctaagacagaggcagaaagtggCCACATGAGACACCCAAAAACTGACACTCGAAGTGTTTCTCCAGTGGGACTAGGAAAGAAGTTGCTAGAAGGCACCCCAAAAAATGACTCAAGCAGCAATTGGAGGCAGGCCAAGGACAGTAAGGTGCATGTGGGCATTTGTCATGCAGTATGTATGGACCATGCATTGGCCCCTCCTGAAAACTTGAATGATTGTACCACCTACAGGAAAACTTCTAGTAGGCCTTCCTTCCTagatcctggcactcagaaggtGCTGGAAACACATCTTACAAGACGTCTCGTGAGACACAGATGGAGCCTGCCCCTCATAGGCCTCAAGACTATACATGTTTTCAACAAGACCAAGGCTACAACTTTACCCTTTCCACAACCCTCCGACTCTTCTTTGTCCTTCTGGGACTCTAGAGATGACTCTATTGTAAAAAAGGCCAGTGTCCTGGGAGAATCTTTTCAGAAAGGCCCAGACGAGAAAGTGAAAACAACCTCCACACAGaaccctctttctgcctcccagcTCGGATTCCTGAGAGAGACTCCACCTAGAGACAATTCTGGGCCCTCAGAGGCCCCTACAACTGTCAAGGGAGACAATATGTCTTCTCTGTCCACCTCACAAAGTCTTGTGGGCAGAGACTGGCACAATGATATGGTTATTAGATCTTGGACAGGCAACCCAGAGTCAAATCCAGGCCTAGTGAAAGGTGCACATGAGTCACAGGAAAGAGAGCATCTGATTTTAAGCAATACCTACAATTGGGTGTCAGTTCGGGAGATCAGTGTGGCATCCCAGTCAACAAGTAGCAGGGACATCCAGgaactggagaaggaagaggaggaacagtcCTGTGACTGTGTATTCATCatggaagctggggagatggccaacTCTGAAAGCAACCATCAACATCTAAGGGGTTCAGAATCCCTGGAGCCCAGTGAAAGTCCATCCCCTTCTACCCAGGATCCAGAAGACTCAGGCCTGAGCACACTTCACTGCTCGTCCCCTGGTGCTGTCTTGCAGGACTGTGCTACTGAATCATTCTATAAAGACTGTGCCCCTGAGGTTCTCCTTGCTGCAGATATCCTGGCCTCCCGAGCCTCCCTAGCCTCCCAGTCCAGCTTCAAGAATGTGCCTGCTACAAGCAAGTCAATCTACCAGGGCAGGTACTCTTTCTTAAGAGAAGGGGATGTCCCCCAAATTACCAAACAATGGGAAACATGGCCTAGCCATATGTTTGTTCCAACTGACAAAAAAGAATGTCAAAGTCCCAGGCAGGACACATGTCTTTCAGGGATGAAGCCTGTCCAAGCCTACAGGTCAAATACTAAAAAATGCAGTTCTTCCCAAGAAACAGGGAAGTTTGGGGACAGGATAAAAAGCTTTATAAGGTCAATTTTCAACCCCAAAGCCAAATTACAGGAGAACTCCCTGCAAAAAGCGAAGTCCTTACCAGCTACAACCCAAAGCCCAGGGTCAGTCCCGAGTAGATTATTCATGGCTCAACAGGTTGCTGAAGCACAGGACCTCATGACCTCTGTTGGATGGATTCTAGAGGAAAAGTTGGGGGTTCACCATTTGTGTGCTCCCTCAAAGAAAAATTTGCACCAAGAACCACCCCAAGCCCAAGTGAGTAGGCCTGTCTGCCACCACAGGATTCCTACTGCAGAAACAATACAAggaacaacaaagaaacaacacactAGCTCTGTTCACCAAGCCAACCCCAAGGTACAAAGGCAACCTTCACACAGCCAACCTTCTACAGACAGATGGATGCCCTATGGTAACTGGGCCCAGGTGTCCAGAGAACCTGTGTCCCGACCCAGGCCCTATCAGCACAGGGCACAGGTACCACGTGTCCCACGGAACCCTGTCCACTGTCCTAGGCACTGCCCCTACAGAAGTGGACTATAG